The region TCATTACAGACTAAGTCTTTAGCAATAGAGTAATTATGTAGATATACTTTATGCTTTCCTTGCTCATTATCGTAAGAGAATTGATCTCCCTTATAACCAATTTCATAGATCCCTTCATCTATATCAACCCATTCATTAAAGTAGTGAACCTTATCTTCCAATAAGCTTCCATTTTCTTTGTAAGTAGTCTTAAAAGGGTGTGAGAAAAATAAAAGCTTTAGATCAGTGACCATTAACTCTTGGTGTTGTTCTTCATGATTAATACCGATTTCAAGTAAATCCAACAGCTCTTTAGGTTGTTCATTTTGAAAAAGGGATAAAATATGTTGGTCTACATGAGTTCTATAAGCATAGACTTCCTTTACAGACGGTCTAGTAAGAACTCCTCGATTATTTCTAGCAATACGATCTCCTACATTATTATAGTAGCTATTGAACAAGTAAGAGAATTGAGCATCGAATTCTTGATACTCTTCTACATACTTTTTTAGAATAAATGTTTCGAAAAACCATGTTGTGTGACCGAGTTGCCACTTCATAGGGCTGGCATGTAAAGCAACTTGAGGGGTATAATCCTCTATTGATAATGGTGAGCAAAAGTTTTCAGTTTGTTTTCTTACCGAAATATAATGATCTAACATGTGTAGATTGAAATGAATTTTATGGTTATAAATGAAGTTGATTACAGTCTAAATAAACTTAATAAAGTTACTGTAGAAATGATTTCTGAAATAACTATGCAGTTTATTCTATCTATAATTTATTCACTATAAATGAGTTTACAAGTGTTATGATGTCTTTTTTTTGAATAAACTTGTTATTAAA is a window of Flammeovirga agarivorans DNA encoding:
- the egtB gene encoding ergothioneine biosynthesis protein EgtB; the protein is MLDHYISVRKQTENFCSPLSIEDYTPQVALHASPMKWQLGHTTWFFETFILKKYVEEYQEFDAQFSYLFNSYYNNVGDRIARNNRGVLTRPSVKEVYAYRTHVDQHILSLFQNEQPKELLDLLEIGINHEEQHQELMVTDLKLLFFSHPFKTTYKENGSLLEDKVHYFNEWVDIDEGIYEIGYKGDQFSYDNEQGKHKVYLHNYSIAKDLVCNEDFMAFIEDGGYQRFDLWLDEGWSWVQENQVNAPLYWEKKNEEWYQFTLGGMKKVNPKAILSHINFYEAEAFARWKGMRLPTEFEWEVAAEKFEWGKRWEWTNSAYLPYPGFKTADGALGEYNGKFMINTMVLRGSSVATSPNHSRKTYRNFFHPHYRWQYAGIRLAKSL